The DNA sequence CAGTGGGCCGACGCGGATGTCTTCTGCCGCCTGATCAAGGTCGAGGTCGCCTCGCACAGCCCGCAGGTCGAGGTGCTCGACGAGGACCTACGACAGGCGCTCGCAGAGCTTGAGCCGGCCACCGCGAAGGTGCGGATGTACTCCACCGTGGTGGCCCGGGACTGCGACGGCAGCGAACTCGGCCCCGACTACTGGGTACGGAACCTGCGCGCGCCGGTGCTGTTCTCCCAGGCGGTCGGCGCTCTCATGGCCGAGGGCGACACCGTCTTCGTGGAAATCGCCCCGCACCCGGTGCTGCTGCCGGCCATCGAGGAAGACGGGGGGAGGGTGCTGCCGTCATCGCGCCGGGACCACGACGAACGGTCGGTGTTCCTGGAGTCGCTGGCCTGCCTGTACACCGCGGGCCACACCATCGATTGGCGGGCCCTGCACCCGGGCGGCGGCCGATGTGTGGACCTGCCCCCCTACCCCTTTCAGCGTGAGCGGTACTGGGTGGACACCGCCCCGCCACCACACCCCACGACGGGCCACCCGCTGCTGGGTGAGCCAGTCAGTCCCGCGACCGCGCCCGGCACCCGTATCCGCCAGCGCACGCTGCGGCTGCCCTACCTCGCCGACCACCGGGTCGGCGGCTCGGCGATCCTGCCCGCGGCGGCCTATCTGGAAATGGCCCTCAGCGCGGCGCGGACTCCGCCCCTGCTACGGGATGTGTCCTTCGAGCAGATGGCGGTGCTGGGCCAGGACGGTACCGGGACCGTGCAACTCGTCCAGGAGCAGGACACCTTCACCATCTTCGCCCGCGCCGCGGACGGCGGGAGCTGGACGCGCTGCGCCCGCGGCACGGCCCTTGCCGCGGAGACGGACGTCGCGCCGCCGCCTTCCGCCGAGTCCCCGCACACCATCCGGTCGCGCTGCCCCACCCGCGTCACAGCGGATGAGCACTATGACGGTTACGCGCGGCGCGGCATCGACTACGGTCCCGCCTTCCGTCAGGTGGCGCAGATGTGGACCGGTGACGCCGAGGCGCTCGGGCGGATCTCCCTGTCCGGCTCCCCGGCCGGTTACCTGTGCCACCCGGCGCTGCTGGACTCCTGCTTCCAGGTGCTGGGCGCCCTCGTGCCGGACCAGGGTCCGCCCGCCCCCGTCGTACCGGTGGGCGTCGGCCGGATGCGCGTGTACCGGCGGCCCGGGGACCAGGTGTGGGTGCACGCCCGCCTCAGCGGCACCGGCGACACCGGCGATCTCCGTGTCCTCGACGACGATGGGCAGGTTCTCATCGAGGTCGACCACCTCGCGGTACGGCGGCTGGCCGCCGCGCCTTCCCTGCGGGAGGTGTGCTACGAGGTGGCCTGGCGCCCGGTGGAACGGCCCGCGCTTCCGTCCGCCGGCCGGCCCGCGAGGGGCCCGTGGCTGGTGCTGGCCGACCGGTCGGGCGTGGGGACGGCGCTGGTGTCCCTGCTGGAGGCGCGGGGCCAGGAATGCGCCGTGGTCCAGGCACACGAGATGGACCCGGCCGACGACGCGGCGTGGGAAAGCCTGCTGGACCGGGTTCTGGGCGAGCGGCGGGAGTGCGCCGGAGTGGTGCACCTGTGGAGCCTGGATACCACCCCCACCGAGCACACCACCGCACAGACGCTCATGGCGGACCAGCGCCTGACCGGCCTGAGCACGCTGAGCCTGGTCCGGGCCCTCGCGCGTCGCCGGTGGCGCGACCATCCCCGGCTGTGGCTGGTCACCGCCGGGGCGCAGGACGCCGGTGGCACACCGGTCGCGGTGTCCCAGGCTCCGCTGTGGGGACTGGCCAGGACACTCGGCCTGGAGCACCCCGAGGTGGCCTGCACCCGGGTGGACCTGGCCCCGCGACCGGAAGCCGACCAGGCAGCCGGGGACCTGGTGCTGGAGTTGACCGCCCCCGACGGCGAGGACGAGATCGCCCTGCGGCCAGCCGGACGCTACGCCGCCCGGCTCCTGCGGTCCTCACCCGACGCCGTGGCCACCCAGCCGGCGTTCGCCCCGGATGGCACCTTCCTGATCACCGGCGGTCTGGGCGGCCTGGGCCTGGGCCTGGCCGAATGGCTGGCCGCGCACGGTGTCCGGCACCTGGTGCTGACCGGCCGGAGCGCCCCCTCCCCCGAAGCCCGGCAGCGGCTCGAGTCGCTCACCGCGTCCGGCACCGAGATCGTCGTCCACTCCGCCGACGTGACCCGCCGTGAGGATCTGGCCCGCGTGCTCGCCGACATCGACACCCGGCTCCCACCGCTGCGCGGTGTCGTGCACGCGGCCATGGTGCTGGATGACCGCACCGTCATGGAACTCGACGCCGAGCGATACGACCGCGTCATGGAGCCCAAGGCGCAGGGCGCCTGGAATCTGCACGAGCTGACCTGGGGCCGGCAACTGGACCACTTCGTGCTGTACTCCTCGGCCGCGACCCTCCTCGGATCGCCCGGCCAGGCCAACTACGCCGCGGCCAACGCCTTCCTCGGCGCCCTCGCCCGGCACCGGCGGTCACTCGGCGCCCCCGCCCTGTGCATCGACTGGGGGCTGTTCTCTCAGGCGGGCATCATGGCCGGACGCGACGGGGACGGGCAACGGCTGGCACACCGCGGCATCGGCACACTCACCCCCGAGGAAGGCACCGAGATCCTCGGCCACCTGCTGCCCGGCACCACCCCGCACCTGGCGGCCCTGCGGGTGAACCTGCGGCAGTGGCTGGAGTTCTACCCGGCCGCCGCCAGAGCGTCGCTCTTCACCGAACTGCGCGGCGAGGAATGGGCCACACCGCCTGACCCGGCGGCTGACCCGGATCTTGCCGCCCGGCTGCGCGACGCGGCCCCCGCCCAGCGCAGCCGCCTGGTCCAGGAAGCGGTCACCGGACAGCTGGGGAAGATCATGCGGATCGACGCGGCACGGATCGACACGACCGCCGCGTTCACCAGCATGGGCATCGACTCGCTGATGGCGCTGGAACTCCGCAACCGTCTGGAGTCGGTCTTCGGCATCCGGCTGCCGGTAACGGCGCTGTTCGCCTCCCCGACCGTGGCCGATCTGGCCGAGCAGGTCGTCGCGCTGCTCGGCATCGCTGAAGAGACCCCAGGACCGGTCACCGGGAACGCCCCGGGACCCGTCGCGCGGGAGACCCCGGGGAAGGCCGCCGAAGCGGCCCCGGGAGACCTCGATGAGCTGGGAACCGACGCGTTGCTCGCGCTGATCGACGACGCGGTCGACCGGATAGAAGGAGGCGAATAGCCGGTGAGCGACCACCAGGACATCGAGGCCACGTACCGGTCGCGGCTGCTGAAGGCGGCCACCGCACTGCGCGAGATGGAAAAGCGCATCGAACGACTCCAGCGGCGGGACAGCGAACCGGTCGCCGTGATCGGCATGGGCTGCCGCTTCCCCGGCGGCGCCGACCGTCCCGAAAGCTACTGGCGGATGCTGTCGGAGGGAACCGATCCAGTCTCGGCACGCCCCGCCCGCTCCCCAGCGGACGGGGAGGCAGCAGGCGCTCCGCTCCCGGGGGCGGAGTGGGGCGCCTTCATCCCGGACACGGACACCTTCGACGCCGCGTTCTTCGGCATCTCCCCACGCGAAGCGGCCCAGATGGACCCCCAGCAGCGGTTGCTCCTCGAAGTCGCCTGGGAAGCACTCGAAGACGCCGGAACCGTCCCCCAACAGCTCGCCGGCAGCGACACCGGCGTGTTCATGGGCATGAGCACCAACGACTACCTTCTGCTCAGCAACGAAGCAGGTGCCCGGGACGGCTACACCGGCACCGGCACCACCCACTGCTTCGGCCCCGGCCGCCTGTCCTACGTCCTGGGACTGCGCGGACCGAGCATGGCGATCGACACCGCGTGCTCCTCCTCGCTGGTGGCCATACATCTGGCCATGCGCAGCCTGCGCAGCAAGGAAAGCTCCCTCGCCCTGGCCGGCGGGGTGAACCTCATCCTCACCGACACCACCACCGAGATGGTGGCCGACCTCCAGGCCCTCTCCCCCGACGGCCGCTGCCGCACCTTCGACGCACAGGCAGGCGGTTTCGTCCGCGGCGAGGGCTGCGGAGTGGTGGTACTCAAACGGCTCTCGGACGCCCTCGCCGCCCGGGACCGGGTACTGGCCGTCCTGCACGGCAGCGCGGTCAACTCCGACGGACGGTCGGTGGGGCTGACCGCCCCCAACCTCGCGGCACAGCGCGAGGTACTGCGCACAGCACTGGCCGACGCCCGTATCTCCGCCTGCGACATCAGCTACGTGGAAACCCACGGCACCGGAACACCGCTGGGCGATCCGATCGAGGTGCAGGCCCTCGCGGACGTCCTGGGCGCCCCGCGGCCGGACGGGTCCCGCTGCGTCCTCGGGGCGGTGAAGAGCAACATCGGACACCTGGAAGCGGCGGCGGGCATCGCCGGCCTGATCAAAGCCATCCTCGCGCTGCACCACCAGGAAATACCGGGCAACCTGCACTTCAACACGCTCAATCCCAGAATCTCCCTCACCGGCACACCGCTTGAGATCCCCACCGGCTCCGTGCCCTGGCCCGCGGGCGGGCGCCCCCGGCTCGCCGGTGTCAGCTCCTTCGGCATGAGCGGCACCAACGCACACCTCATCCTCGGCGAACCACCCGAGGCCGAGCCGGCCGAAGACGCCACGGACACCATTCCCGCCGGGCAGCGCTGGGCACCGGGCTCCCCGGTGCTGCTGCCGCTGTCCGCCCGAACCCCTGAGGCCCTGACCGATCTGACACAGGCGTACGCGGACACCCTCGCCCAGACCGCCGACAGCGACCTGCGGTCCCTCGCCTGCACCGCCGCGACCCGGCGCCAGCACCACCCGCACCGGCTCGCCGTCGTCGGCACGACCGCGACCGAACTCGCCGACGCACTGCGCACCGCCGTCACCACGGCGCCCGCCGCCGCCACCAGCCCCACACTCACCTTCGTCTTCTCCGGCCAGGGCACACAGTGGGCGGGCATGACAGCCGAACTCCGGTCCAGCGAGGCGGCCTTCGCCGCCGCACTCGCCGAGTGCGACCGGCTGATCGCCCAGCATGCCCCCATCTCCGTGCTGGAGGAACTCGATGCGCCCGCTCGCCTGCACCTGACCGACATCGCCCAACCCGCCATCTTCGCGGTGCAGGTGGCGCTGGCGGCGCTGCTCGCCTCCTGGGGAGTCGAACCCGACGCCGTGATCGGCCACAGCGTCGGCGAGATCGCGGCCGCTCACCTCTCCGGCGCACTGGACCTTCCCGAAGCCGCCCGCCTGGCCGTACTGCGCGGCCGGGCCATGGCGCAAGGGCATGGGCGCGGCGCGATGACCGCCGTCGCACTCGGGCCGGAGGAGGCAGCCGCCGAGCTGCCCGCCATGGACACCGGCGTCGTCGTGGCCGCGGTCAACGACGACCATTCCGTCGTACTGTCCGGAGACGCCGACGAGCTCGCCGCCGTCGTGGCACACCTGCAACAGCGCGGTGTGCGCTGCCGCGCACTGGACGTCGACTACGCCTTCCACTCACCCCAGATGGCCCCGATGGCCGAACAGTTCGCCCACGACCTCGGCCACGTCACCACACAGCCAGGCAGCCGGCCGCTGTACAGCGCCGTCCACGGCAAACGCTGCACGGGAGAAGAACTGACCGCCGCGTACTGGGCGGACAACATACGGCAACCGGTGCTGTTCGCGGAGGCGGTACGGGCCGCGGGCACCGACGGGCACACCGTCTTCCTCGAAGTGACACCGCACTCGGTCCTGTCCGGCCACCTCAAGAACCTCCAGCCGCAGGCCACCGTGATCCCCACCCTCAGGCGGAATCGGCCAGAGGTGCCGGCCATGCTCACCGCCCTGGGCGCCCTCCACACCAGCGGCTGCCCGGTGGACTTCGCCGCCCTGTACCCCGAACGTCCCCGCCCGGTGACCCTGCCCACCTACCCGTGGCAGCGCAGACGCCACTGGCTGCACACCCCGCCCGCATCCACCACGGCCACTGCTGCTGCCCGGCACCCGCTGCTCGGCACCCGGTTGGACATCGCGGGCACCTGGGCGGTGTTCGAGACGCGGTGGGCAGCGGTGGACGAACCCCTGATACGCAAAGCCGTGCAGGCGGCAGCGGAAGCGGCCTGGGACGCCGGGCCGGTGCGGATCGAGGACTTCACCATCCAGGGAACCCCTCCGGCGCCGGGCCGGGTCCAGCTCGTGGTCAGCGGCTCCCCCCAGGACGGTGCCGTGGTAACCGTCCACGGCCGGGGGGACGACGGCAGGTGGACACCGTGCGCCACCGCACGCGCCCAGGCGCGGCCCGCCGGCGCCTCATGGCCCCAGGAGCTGCTCGCCCTGCCCGCCGACCAGCGCGAGGACGCCATCGCCCTGGCCGTACGTACCGACACCGCGACCGTCCTGCAACTGCCCTCGCCCTCCGAGGTCGGGGACGATCAGCCGCTGATGGACCTGGGCATGGACTCGCTGATGACCGTACAGCTGCGGCACGAGCTGGCCGCGCGCACAGGGTGGGCGCTCCCCTCGACACTCGCGTTCGACCACCCCACCCCCCGGGCCATCGCCCGCTACCTGATGGACGTACTCGACGCCGGCGGAATCCAGGAGGACACACCATGAAGGTCTACGGAACGACCACCAGCGCCTGCACACACAAGGTCTTGATGGTGCTGGCCGAGAAAGGCTGCGAAGCGGAACTGGTCGAAGTCAGCGTGCTCAAAGGCGAGGACAAGTCCCCCGAGCACCGGGTCCGCCAGCCCTTCGGGGAGATCCCCGTCCTGGAGGACGACGGCTACCTGCTGTATGAGTCCCGGGCCATCATCCGCTACCTGGACCAGCGGCTCCCGGGCCCCTCGCTGACCCCCGCCGACCTCCGCTCGCGGGGACTGATGGAGCAGTGGATCAGCATCGAGCAGTCCTACGTCAGCGGCCCGGTATGGGAACTGGTCAGGTCAGGCCCCGTCTACGACGTGATCCGCAACAGCCCCGGAGCCGCACTGATGCCGCCCCCGCCGGACGCGGCGGCCATCACCGCGGCCCGAGCCGAACTCGCCCAGGCCTTCGACGTCGCCGACGCCCGTCTGGCCGAGCACCCCTACCTGGCCGGCCCCGACTTCTCCCTCGCCGAGGTCACCTGGCTGCCCTACCTCCAGTACCTGTTCGCCTCCGGCGGCGGCGACCTGGTCACCCAACGCCCTCACCTGGCCCGATGGTGGCAGCAGATCAGCAACCGCCCCACCTGGCAGGCCGTCGGCAAGGTACTGGACCGGCCCGAATGAACACGTACGACCTGTGGAGCGACCACACCAGCGCCGACCCGCTGCCCACCCTCGCCCGGATGCGTTCCGACGCACCCGCCATACGACTGTTCAACCCATACCAAGACGCACCTGAGTGGTGGGTGACCCGGTACGACGACGTGGCCGCCCTCCTCCACGACCCGCGCTTCAGCAGAGACAAACGCAAACTCTCCGAGCAGGCCCGCGCCCGCTACTTCCGGGTGACCGAACTGGACCAGCTCGACCAGCACGTGCTCTACTCCGACCCTCCCGAACACACCCGACTCCGCTCCCTGGTCGGCAAAGCCTTCACCCCACGCCGCATCGCCGACCTGACACCGCGCGTCGAAGAGGCCGTCGAAAGGCTGCTGGACCAGGCAGAACAGCACGACACCACCGACCTGCTGGAGGCCCTCGCCTTCCGGCTCCCCCTCGCCGTCCTCACCGAACTGATCGGCATCCCCGAAGAAGACCGGGAGAAGTTCCGCGAGTGGACGGGCATCCTGGTGGCCCCCGCCGACTTCACCGCCCTGGCACGGATGGCCACCGAGTTCCAGGAGTACCTGGAACGGTTCCTCGCCCAGCGCCGCACCAGCCCCCGCCCAGACCTCACCAGCGCGCTGATCGCAGCCGAGGAGAGCGGCGAGCGGCTGACCCCGGCCGAGCTGATGAGCATGGTCTTCCTCCTCATCGCGGCGGGCTTCGAAACCACCGGCAACCTCATCGGCAACAGCGTATGGGCCCTCCTGACACACCCCGACCAGCTCAGGCGCCTGCGCGCCGACCCCGCCCTGACCGGCTCCGCGGTCGAAGAAGTCCTGCGCTACTGCCCACCGGTGAAAAACACCACCGGCGCCTTCCCCCTGGAAGACACCGAATTTTGCGGAGTGACCATCCCCGCGGAAGAAATGATCGTCGGCTCTCTCCTCTCCGCACACCACGACCCCACCCACTTCCCCGATCCCGAGCGCTTCGACATCACCCGCACACCCAACCGCCACCTCGCCTTCGGCCACGGCATCCACTTCTGCCTGGGCGCCGCACTCGCCCGTCTGGAAACCACCATCACCCTCAACGCACTCCTGCGCCGCTACCCCCACCTCACCCTCGCCGCCGACCCCGACACACTGCGCTGGAAAGACGGCGTATTCATCCGAGGCATGGAAACCCTGCCCGTCACCTGGGGAGACCGGTAAAACACCACCACCACAGCGCCCCCTTCCGGGACATCAACCAGACCACAACAAACGGAGCAAGGTGAAAACGGTGCAGATACGGCAGGCAACACCGGACGACATCGATGCCATCATGGCCGTGGAACAAGACTGGGAAGAGCCACAGCGCGCAAGCCGCGAACAAATGCTCACCCGCCTGCGGGTCTTCCCCGAAGGCTTCTGGCTCTTCAACAACACCAGCGGGGAAACCGTGGGAACCCTCATGGGCTTCCCCCTCCACTACTCCCCCGCCGAAGTATCCGAACTCAGCAGCTGGGACACCGTTACCAACCACGGCCACTACCCCGACATCGACCTCACCACAGCCAACGCGCTCTACCTCGCCTCCGGATCGCTCAAGCGCTCCGCCAGAGGCGGCACGGCCTACGCAGCCATGATGGAAACCCCAGTCGACCTCGCTCAACGCCTCGGCCTCGACTACGTCCTCGCCGGCGCCAAAATCCCCGGCTACGACGCCTACTGCCGCCGATACGGCGAAATCGACGCGCGCGACTACGCCTTCAAGGAACTCAACGGCTGCCTCATCGACCCGTTCCTGGAGATGTACCGGGGCCACCACTACACCGTCCCCGACCGCAATCACATCATCCCCGACTACTACCCCGACCCGCCCAGCCGCGACTACGGGGCCCTCGTCGTACGCCACATAAAATAAACCCACCCCATCCATCTCACGTCTCACAGCCGCTCGCGGATGCGGACAGGGGCACCCCGTCCGGGCGTACCACCCGGCGACCACCGATTCGTTCGTGTGGCGCGCCGCGCCCTTCGGACGCGACGTGGTCACCGGTGGTGTCTGTTCCGGCAGGAGCCAGAGGTTACGGGCTTGCCTTCGAGCCGGCTGCGCACGGTGCCTTCGAGGACGTAGGCGTAGACGAACGCCCGGCCGTGCCGGTGCGGCATCGCGTGTGCGTTGGGCGGGAAGTCGACGACCGCCGAGGTGAACGTCTTGCCCTTCGCATTCGGAAGGGCCTGCTGGAGCAGCGGCCTGAGGGTTTCGGTGGGGCGCGTCGATGCCACGGCCGCGGTCGGCGTCTTGGCATGGGCGGGCTGGTCCGAGGACGAGCAGGCCGTGGCCGCGGTCAGCGTGGTGACGGCCAGCAGGCCACCGGCGATCCGCATGCCGATCACGATCGGTCTCCTGTTCCGTCTTGCGTGACGCGGATGATCGTCTTGCCCGGAGTGCGCTTGCCGGGGGCGAACGCGGCGGGCGCTTCGGCAAGCGGCCGCACAGCACCGACGACCGGCTTGAGCCGGCCGTCCCTCAGCCGCGCGGCGAGATCGGTGAGCCGAGCGCGGTCGGGTTCGACGACGAAGAAGATGGCCCGCCCCTCTTTGGGCTGGACCTTGGGCGGCATGGCGATGGTGACGAGCGTGCCGCCGGCCCGGACCAGGGCGGCCGAGCGGTCGAGGATGTCGCCGCCGATCACATCGAACACGACGTCGGCCTCGCCGGCGTCCTCCAGTTCCTCGGTCCGCAGGTCCAGGAAGGTGTCGACGCCCAGGGCGAGAGCCCTGTCCCGGTCGGCGGACCGGCCGGTGCCGATGACCCGGGCGCCGGCCTCGCGGGCGAGCTGTACCGCGATCGACCCGACGCCGCCCGCGGCACCGTGGACCAGGACGGTCTGGCCGGTGGTAAGGCGGCCGTGGTCGAACAGGCCCTGCCAGGCGGTCAGCCCGGAGATCGGCAGGGCGGCGGCCAGGGTGTGGTCGATGTCCGCCGGCAGCGGCGCGAGGTTGCGGGCCTCCACCGCGGCGTACTCGGCGAGCGAGCCGTTGCGGGTCCAGTCGGCGAGGCCGAACACCCGCTGGCCGACCCTCAGGCCGGTGGTGCCGTACCCCAGCTCTGCGACGACACCGGACAGGTCGTGCCCGGGTACGCTCGGCGTCCGGTCGCGGCCGGCACGATCGGTCCACGTGCCGGGCCAGTCCAGCTCTCCGGGGGTGAAGCCCGCCGCGTGCACCCGCACGATGACGTCGTTCTCGGCCGCGTGGGGGTAGGGCATGTCCGTCAGGGACATCCCGGCGAGACCGGCGTCACGGTCTCGCACAGTGATGGCTTGCATACAGGTCCTTACTGGGAGGGGCGATTCAGGCGAGCAGTCCGTTCGGCGCAGCCCGTTCACGCACAGGGCTCGTCGTCGGAAAGACGCGGGCAGGTGGATGTATGCCACTTCGTACGATCGATCTCACCTGCTCGCGCACGCCTTCGCGGTAGAACACCTGGGCGAGCTCGCCGCCGACCTCGGGGAAGTCGATGCGGTCCGGGTGCCGCTGGCGCCACACCCGCGCGCGCCGCGGAGACCTTGCCGCCCCGTCGGTGACGTAGACGGCGTCCGGGTGCAGGAGCCTGACCAGGCCGGCCAGGGCCCCGGCCTCGTAGGCAGCGCGGAAGACCGCGAGGACGCGTTCGCGTTCCGCCTTCGACGCCTGCGGCATGGACTGCTTCGCTTTGGCCACCCGCCGTCGCGCCCGCGAGGCGAGCTGCCGGGCACCCGGCACGGAGACGTCCAGCACTTCGGCGATCCGGCCGAACTCAAGACCGAAGACGTCGTGCAGGACGAAGGCCACCCGCTCCGGCGGGGACAGCTCCTCCATGATCAGGAGCATCGCCGAACCGACGGACTCATCGACGAGTACCGGTTGCGAGGCGTCCGGCCCCGTCAGCAGCGGTTCCGGCAGCCACGGTCCGCCACAGGTCTCCCGGCGGAAACGGGCACCGACCAGCGCCACGGGCCGGCTCCCCGCGGCCGTTATGCGCGGCCGCGGGGAGCGAGAAGTAGGTGCAGGGCCGTACACGCGATCGTGCGCGGCCTTGGCGGCGGTTCAGGCGGTCGAAGTGATCGCTCGGGTGACGGCCGTGATCGCCGGGGCGGGGTGGCCGGGGAGGCGTGCCACGAGCACCCGGCGGATCTCGGGGGGTGCGCCGTCGACGCACAGCAGGCTCACCCCGGGCGGCAGCACCGGTGAGAGCCGGTTCGGCACCGTCGTCACACCGAACCCGCCGGCGACCAGCTGGAGCTTCGTCAGCCAGTCGCGCGCGGAGTGGAGGATGCGCGGCCGTCCGGGCAGGCCGGGCCAGACGCCGAGCAGCGGCTCGGAGCTCGATGACGGGGTGGCGATCCACGCGGCGTCGACCAGCTCGTCGACGTGCACCGAGGTGCGTCCGGCGAACTCTCCGGTCGACGCCACCGCCACGACCAGTTCGGTGTCCGCGACGGTCTCGACGTGCAGGCGCGGCGAGTCGCCGTCGAAGGGCCGGTGGGGTGGGCGGGACGTCAGCACGGCGAGGTCGAGCGAGCCCGCGCGCAGCGCCCGGATCAGCGTGGGCGTGGTGCCCTCGCTGGTGGTGACCGTGATCTGCGGGCCGGCCGCCGCGAGGTGTGCGAGCGCGGCGGGCAGGACCACCGCGCCCGCGCTCAGGAACACCCCGAGCCGCACCAGTTCGGTCCGCGGGACGGTGCCAGTGAGTTCCCGCTCGGCCGCCGCGAGCGAGGCCAGGACCGTATGGGCGTGCCGCAGCAGGGTCAAGCCCGAGGGGGTGAGCCGTACCCCGTCCGGCCGGCGTTCGAACAGGGTGGTGCCCACACTGCGTTCGAGGGCGGCGGCCTGGCGTGAGACGGCCGACTGCGTGTAGCCGAGTCGGGCAGCTGCCGCGGTGAAGCTGCCGGACTCGGCGATCTGCCGCAGGACCCGCAGTCCCGCGCTGGAGATGTCCATGCGACATACGCATACCATGAATGCCAGATCATCGCTTCCCGCATGCCCACCCAGCTCCTAGTGTCGATCCCACAGCACGGACGAACATGGAGGTCATCACGTGCGAGCAGCAGTTCTGACGCAGTTCGGCGCCCCGCTCACCGTGCGGGAGGTGCCGGACCCCGAGGCCGGGGGCGGTGAGGTGGTGGTCGAGGTCCTCGCCGCCGGCGTGGCTCCCTACGCGGCCGAAGTCTTCAGCGGCAAGCGGAAGTACCCCCTTGTCCCTCCTGTCGTGCCCGGTGTCGGCGCGGTGGGGCGGATCGTCCACGTCGGCCCCGACGCCACCCGGCTGCGGGTCGGCGACCTGGTGTGGTGCGACTCGACGGTGCGCTCGCGGGACGATGCCCTGACGCCCGACATCACGCTCCAGGGCTGGAGTTCGCGCGGCGAGGGCGGCGCGCGGCTCGCCGAGTACCTGCACGACGGCGCGTTCGCCGAGCTCATGCGGGTCCCGACGGAGAACGTCTTTCCGCTGCCCGCCGCGGCCGGGAAGGATCCGGCCCGCTGGGCCGCGCTCACCGTGCACACCATCTCCTACGGCGGGCTGCTGGCGGGCGGGCTCGCGGCCGGCGAGACGCTGCTCGTCAGCGGGGCGACCGGCAACCTCGGCAGCAGCGCGGTCGCGGTCGCGTTCGCGATGGGAGCGGGCCGCGTGGTCGCCCCGGGCCGCAACCAGGCCGCGCTGGACCTCCTCGCCGACCGGTTCGGTCCGCGTCTGCGCCCGGTCCCGCTGACCGGGGACGAGGCCGCCGACCGCGCGGCGATGTCCGCGGCGGCCGACGGCCCGATCG is a window from the Streptomyces luomodiensis genome containing:
- a CDS encoding type I polyketide synthase; amino-acid sequence: MSDHQDIEATYRSRLLKAATALREMEKRIERLQRRDSEPVAVIGMGCRFPGGADRPESYWRMLSEGTDPVSARPARSPADGEAAGAPLPGAEWGAFIPDTDTFDAAFFGISPREAAQMDPQQRLLLEVAWEALEDAGTVPQQLAGSDTGVFMGMSTNDYLLLSNEAGARDGYTGTGTTHCFGPGRLSYVLGLRGPSMAIDTACSSSLVAIHLAMRSLRSKESSLALAGGVNLILTDTTTEMVADLQALSPDGRCRTFDAQAGGFVRGEGCGVVVLKRLSDALAARDRVLAVLHGSAVNSDGRSVGLTAPNLAAQREVLRTALADARISACDISYVETHGTGTPLGDPIEVQALADVLGAPRPDGSRCVLGAVKSNIGHLEAAAGIAGLIKAILALHHQEIPGNLHFNTLNPRISLTGTPLEIPTGSVPWPAGGRPRLAGVSSFGMSGTNAHLILGEPPEAEPAEDATDTIPAGQRWAPGSPVLLPLSARTPEALTDLTQAYADTLAQTADSDLRSLACTAATRRQHHPHRLAVVGTTATELADALRTAVTTAPAAATSPTLTFVFSGQGTQWAGMTAELRSSEAAFAAALAECDRLIAQHAPISVLEELDAPARLHLTDIAQPAIFAVQVALAALLASWGVEPDAVIGHSVGEIAAAHLSGALDLPEAARLAVLRGRAMAQGHGRGAMTAVALGPEEAAAELPAMDTGVVVAAVNDDHSVVLSGDADELAAVVAHLQQRGVRCRALDVDYAFHSPQMAPMAEQFAHDLGHVTTQPGSRPLYSAVHGKRCTGEELTAAYWADNIRQPVLFAEAVRAAGTDGHTVFLEVTPHSVLSGHLKNLQPQATVIPTLRRNRPEVPAMLTALGALHTSGCPVDFAALYPERPRPVTLPTYPWQRRRHWLHTPPASTTATAAARHPLLGTRLDIAGTWAVFETRWAAVDEPLIRKAVQAAAEAAWDAGPVRIEDFTIQGTPPAPGRVQLVVSGSPQDGAVVTVHGRGDDGRWTPCATARAQARPAGASWPQELLALPADQREDAIALAVRTDTATVLQLPSPSEVGDDQPLMDLGMDSLMTVQLRHELAARTGWALPSTLAFDHPTPRAIARYLMDVLDAGGIQEDTP
- a CDS encoding type I polyketide synthase, producing MSEQLPAVKQALVTIRKLQAQLAAEQRAKSEPIAIIGMGCRFPGGVTDPEGFWRLVDGGVDAVTEVPVDRWRGGAVRWGAFLSDVDAFDAAFFGITPREAAAMDPQQRLLLEVAWGALENAGLPPDRLAGSRTGVFVGVVVNDYDKLSTGARDIYTVTGNGHSFPAGRLSYVLGLEGPCMAVDTACSSSLVAVHLACQSLRLGESTTALAGGVNLMLAPDMTDMMATAQALSPDGRCKTFDARANGYVRGEGCGVLVLKRLSDAVADGDPIHAVIRGSAVNSDGRSSGLTAPNVSAQRDLLRQALRTAGAQASDIGYVETHGTGTPLGDPIEVDALSDVLGAPRPDGSRCVLGAVKTNIGHLEAAAGVAGIIKAVLALRHERIPANLHLRTPNPRIDLTSTALTLAGEPTPWPKREGRPRMAGVSSFGISGTNAHLVLADPPAEATPAAPHPQPPAGRAVLVPLSARDTGALGRLADTWRDLLAGKPENVADLAYTAAVHRQHHPHRAAFLLTGQAEPRLVTTTAPQPSKVVFVFPGQGSQWLGMGRDLYAHEPVFRQTFVACDEAVRAETGWSLIEELHTDAAASRLERIDVVQPLLFAMQVSLAALWRAAGVEPDAVVGHSMGEVAAAHVAGALTLTDAARIICRRSRLMRRLSGHGAMLLVDLPAEDVQRALSPYADRVSVAAGNSRRTTVVSGDRDAVEELRAQWADADVFCRLIKVEVASHSPQVEVLDEDLRQALAELEPATAKVRMYSTVVARDCDGSELGPDYWVRNLRAPVLFSQAVGALMAEGDTVFVEIAPHPVLLPAIEEDGGRVLPSSRRDHDERSVFLESLACLYTAGHTIDWRALHPGGGRCVDLPPYPFQRERYWVDTAPPPHPTTGHPLLGEPVSPATAPGTRIRQRTLRLPYLADHRVGGSAILPAAAYLEMALSAARTPPLLRDVSFEQMAVLGQDGTGTVQLVQEQDTFTIFARAADGGSWTRCARGTALAAETDVAPPPSAESPHTIRSRCPTRVTADEHYDGYARRGIDYGPAFRQVAQMWTGDAEALGRISLSGSPAGYLCHPALLDSCFQVLGALVPDQGPPAPVVPVGVGRMRVYRRPGDQVWVHARLSGTGDTGDLRVLDDDGQVLIEVDHLAVRRLAAAPSLREVCYEVAWRPVERPALPSAGRPARGPWLVLADRSGVGTALVSLLEARGQECAVVQAHEMDPADDAAWESLLDRVLGERRECAGVVHLWSLDTTPTEHTTAQTLMADQRLTGLSTLSLVRALARRRWRDHPRLWLVTAGAQDAGGTPVAVSQAPLWGLARTLGLEHPEVACTRVDLAPRPEADQAAGDLVLELTAPDGEDEIALRPAGRYAARLLRSSPDAVATQPAFAPDGTFLITGGLGGLGLGLAEWLAAHGVRHLVLTGRSAPSPEARQRLESLTASGTEIVVHSADVTRREDLARVLADIDTRLPPLRGVVHAAMVLDDRTVMELDAERYDRVMEPKAQGAWNLHELTWGRQLDHFVLYSSAATLLGSPGQANYAAANAFLGALARHRRSLGAPALCIDWGLFSQAGIMAGRDGDGQRLAHRGIGTLTPEEGTEILGHLLPGTTPHLAALRVNLRQWLEFYPAAARASLFTELRGEEWATPPDPAADPDLAARLRDAAPAQRSRLVQEAVTGQLGKIMRIDAARIDTTAAFTSMGIDSLMALELRNRLESVFGIRLPVTALFASPTVADLAEQVVALLGIAEETPGPVTGNAPGPVARETPGKAAEAAPGDLDELGTDALLALIDDAVDRIEGGE